Within Candidatus Poribacteria bacterium, the genomic segment GCTGGCGCATACACGTTCCTGACGAAGCCGCTCGACCTGCTGGGGCTTCGTCGTCTGCTCGCGAAGTCGAGGACAGCGACACCCTCGTACCAATTGACGATGTCACGAGTCGAAGTAAAGCGTTCGTCGGTCTTCATCCGATGGAGCCGATGGATCGTCGGCAAGGACTGAGAAGCCGGCACGTACCGGCAATGCGCACCTGACAGGAAGGGAATCCGTCACCGATGGGCAAAGTCATAGGGATCGATCTGGGAACGACGAACTCGTGCGTGGCGATCATGGAGAACGGCAAGCCCGTTGTCGTCGCCAACTCGGAAGGTGCGCGCACAACGCCCTCGGTCGTGGCGTTCACCAAGGACGGTGAGCGGCTCGTGGGCCAGGCGGCGAAACGACAGGCAGTGACAAATCCCAAGAACACCGTGTTTTCGATCAAGCGATTCATGGGACGCAACTACAACGAGGTCACCAACGAACTCGCCCAGTTCCCGTACGAGGCGGTCCGCGCCGACAGCGGCGGGGTCAAAGTGCGCGCGGCCGGAAAGGAGTACACACCGCCCGAAGTCTCCGCGATGGTGCTCCAGAAGATGAAGCAGACCGCGGAGGACTACCTCGGCGAGCCGGTCACGCAGGCAGTCGTCACGGTGCCAGCCTACTTCAACGACGCGCAGCGACAGGCGACGAAGGATGCGGGCAGGATCGCCGGGCTCGACGTCCTGCGAATCATCAACGAGCCGACGGCGGCATCGCTCGCCTACGGCCTCGAGAAGAAGAAGGACGAACGCATCGCCGTCTTCGACCTCGGCGGCGGGACGTTCGACATCTCGATCCTTGAGATCGGCGACGGCGTCTTCGAGGTGAAGTCGACCAACGGCGACACCCACCTGGGCGGCGATGATTTCGACCAGGTCATCATCAACTGGCTCGCCGACGAGTTCAAGCGCGACAACGGGATCGACCTGCGCAAGGACACGATGGCGCTTCAGCGACTCAAGGAAGCCGCTGAGAAGGCGAAGATCGAACTCTCCAGCTCGATGTCCACCGACATCAATCTGCCGTTCATCACAGCAGACGCCAGCGGACCCAAGCACCTGAACGTACCGCTGTCGCGCGCCAAGCTGGAACAACTCACCGAGGAACTGATCAACCGGACGCTCGAGCCGTGCCGCAAGGCGCTTGCCGACGCCAAGGTGACGGCAAACGGCATCGACGAGGTCGTCCTCGTCGGCGGCATGACGCGCATGCCCAAGATCCAGCAGGTGGTACGGGAGTTCTTCGGCAAGGAGGCGCACAAGGGCGTCAATCCCGACGAGGTCGTTGCGGTCGGAGCGGCTGTCCAGGGCGCGGTGCTCAGCGGTGACGAAGGCGTCAAGGACGTCCTGCTGCTCGACGTAACGCC encodes:
- the dnaK gene encoding molecular chaperone DnaK, which translates into the protein MGKVIGIDLGTTNSCVAIMENGKPVVVANSEGARTTPSVVAFTKDGERLVGQAAKRQAVTNPKNTVFSIKRFMGRNYNEVTNELAQFPYEAVRADSGGVKVRAAGKEYTPPEVSAMVLQKMKQTAEDYLGEPVTQAVVTVPAYFNDAQRQATKDAGRIAGLDVLRIINEPTAASLAYGLEKKKDERIAVFDLGGGTFDISILEIGDGVFEVKSTNGDTHLGGDDFDQVIINWLADEFKRDNGIDLRKDTMALQRLKEAAEKAKIELSSSMSTDINLPFITADASGPKHLNVPLSRAKLEQLTEELINRTLEPCRKALADAKVTANGIDEVVLVGGMTRMPKIQQVVREFFGKEAHKGVNPDEVVAVGAAVQGAVLSGDEGVKDVLLLDVTPLSLGIETLGGVMTKLIERNTTIPTRRNQVFTTAEDGQTSVDIHVLQGEREMAAYNKTIGRFRLDGIPPAPRGVPQVDVTFDIDANGILNVSAKDTATGKEQKITITASSGLSEQEINQMVKDAESHADEDRAKREEVDTRNRGEQLAYQTEKQLKEFEGKLSDDVKGTVETTLKTLKETLEGGSTAAIKSATEELQQAWYQASATLYQQAGAPGDGGAEQAAGGNGADDDVIDADYEVVDDDKK